A DNA window from Aspergillus nidulans FGSC A4 chromosome V contains the following coding sequences:
- a CDS encoding protein pno1 (transcript_id=CADANIAT00003265), which yields MPAPTALRAASDASTTETPIAPHAQEHDEEILIDVQPSNNADDVLASANSAEDTDMRIDLEGRPVFTPAKDTPAAYRVETRKVPVPPHRMTPLKANWPKIYPPLVEHLKLQVRINIKSRAVELRTSKFTTDTGALQKGEDFVKAFTLGFDIDDAIALLRLDDLYIRSFEIRDVKASLNGEHLSRAIGRIAGKDGRTRHAIENASRTRIVIADQKIHILGRFQNINAGQEAVVSLILGAPPGKVYGNLRKVAARMKERF from the exons ATGCCCGCCCCAACAGCACTACGAGCAGCTTCCGACGCTTCTACGACCGAGACTCCCATTGCCCCTCATGCGCAGG AACACGATGAAGAAATTCTGATCGACGTTCAACCTTCGAATAATGCCGATGATGTTCTTGCTTCAGCGAATTCCGCGGAGGACACTGACATGCGGATTGACTTGGAAGGTCGACCGGTTTTCACGCCTGCGAAAGATACACCAGCTGCATATCGAGTTGAGACCCGAAAAGTCCCTGTTCCACCACACAGGATGACACCATTAAAAGCAAACTGGCCAAAAATTTACCCCCCATTGGTCGAGCATCTGAAGTTGCAAGTGCGAATTAATATTAAAAGTCGGGCGGTAGAGTTGCGCACATCCAAGTTCACCACCGATACAGGAGCTTTGCAGAAGGGCGAGGACTTTGTCAAGGCTTTCACGCTCGGATTCGATATTGATGATGCTATCGCACTACTGAGGCTGGACGACCTTTACATTCGCTCGTTTGAGATTCGAGATGTCAAGGCATCTCTAAACGGTGAACACCTCAGCCGCGCGATCGGTCGCATTGCTGGTAAAGATGGACGAACGAGGCATGCAATTGAGAATGCGAGCCGGACAAGAATTGTCATTGCTGATCAGAAAATTCACATCCTTGGCCGTTTCCAGAACATCAATGCAGGCCAGGAAGCTGTTGTTAGTCTCATTTTGGGCGCCCCTCCA GGAAAGGTGTATGGTAATCTGCGGAAAGTGGCAGCCCGCATGAAGGAGCGCTTTTAG
- a CDS encoding GTPase-activating protein BEM3 (transcript_id=CADANIAT00003263), whose protein sequence is MSQAKRQDNDHTFSSLHTSFAEPPTALRSSAQALHSGSAVRVSPRKQRPSPLHTNARALSPQRTDSSLSQRTASPSSSATTSPLENLTTISEIAHAAFPAPPSRISSIPLSASHTLRQRTPRGINQDDTKMTEKASDIIKARKDSDVAESSKSESPSRVSSIGSLQSNNREKTNHRAMPRTSSIDSAISSLSSASQSHKSSFDVSAVSQADIDNLINAAGSPDAVIIHLLKEKHHAASQNAQLWKLVDKQRTLIMGLNKDLERALKDKERYKKKVKELQTAAPPLPSTEVHSRQSSTPGTKDASSGGLSAQATSSSKTAGQPQRTDTLDSQDSTNITPSLKQLIETELLTEEPDLRFDSQSSQRLTSAQEASAATSPTPLASPSSALGASKSQKFPNPARKPPPAPLNLGHPDRTTTLREASDSESEYEDILTVEESPIERGRRKTRADDDKQREVALSREVVNIETSEQSQPLSPKTGNPMTAGHLSSDVRRVVPLGAMTASMGASVALPSIGDRHIMNGPKSPGLPLSPRPEDRPLGSPVPRMPREMQTPFSSLAMSSSNNPTGLILSPRLGKDQTAASHVVSNTPTHPQFHLDPFNRPVPSIDAAVKIDSPRSPGSMPSGIYQGLRSDDYPNLLLPPNALPLVQIKVSSSRLRPSRNSYMVSRPLDEEPVFTLSVYSRSENFELWRVEKVIAALPQLDNQLRQLSHLQARLPDRSIFSGHSPAKVDARRAALNSYFDDLLENPLDERAALVLCQFLTSDAIEPRDDETSLLKGNHQPGSEIARGPDGKPRKEGYLTKRGKNFGGWKARYFVLHGPELKYFEAPGGAHLGTIKIANAQIGKQSQQAQGPSRADDDDSDNQYRHAFLILEPKKKDSSALVRHVLCAESDDERDTWVEALLEYVEGAPANDSAQAQTAPNNATNTSSKNKLFSNGSKKGKGTDSPDIEPSDTVQGFSFEDAVPAEPPVIGSSDPRTPRSPMFPTVPFQEPSDNNQPDHGQLSSKVISAPTNGAVIQDAGAWGNKTSSTKEKKRSIWGFRTRSSIDLASHLQAVSEGPPIQLHGTGNEKRELIKPVFGMPLVEAVRDCAPFDVDVELPAVVYRCLEYLRAKKAELEEGIFRLSGSNVVVKALRERFNTEGDVDFLAGEQYYDVHAVASLFKQYLRELPSTVLTRELHIEFLRVLDINEKQKKVVAFNSLVRRLPKPNLALLRALVQFLIVIVNNSDVNKMTVRNVGIVFAPTLNIPAPVFSLFLTEYDEIFNDAQEPAVNTVDLVVDNPLTPEDIRSPRRQMFSDIPTPAHNQMTFPRPGDGPDEYSSRHDTGFIPMQPSYETLAADRAETYSQPPAAVSRTLAPESDSNRNAKAKRRESNILFMDFNNDDPPQLSHDNFGKYLVCSHYPSFPPFFQPKCAY, encoded by the exons ATGTCGCAGGCTAAGCGGCAGGATAACGACCACACCTTCAGCTCCCTGCATACCAGTTTCGCGGAACCCCCTACAG CACTACGATCGAGCGCGCAGGCCCTCCATTCTGGATCGGCTGTCAGGGTTTCTCCCCGCAAGCAAAGACCCTCCCCCCTGCATACGAACGCACGAGCTTTGTCACCCCAGCGGACCGATTCGAGTTTATCACAGAGGACAGCATCCCCAAGTTCATCTGCGACTACATCACCGCTCGAAAACCTGACCACCATTAGTGAAATAGCCCATGCCGCATTTCCAGCCCCTCCATCAAGAATTAGTTCAATCCCTTTGAGCGCATCGCACACATTACGACAGCGGACACCGAGAGGTATCAATCAGGATGATACAAAAATGACTGAAAAGGCGAGCGATATCATCAAGGCCCGGAAGGACTCTGATGTAGCCGAATCTAGCAAGTCAGAATCACCTTCCAGGGTGTCATCTATCGGCTCTCTACAGTCAAATAACAGAGAAAAGACAAACCATCGTGCTATGCCACGCACCTCATCTATCGACTCTGCAATATCCTCCCTTTCCTCAGCCTCGCAATCACACAAGTCTTCGTTCGATGTCAGTGCGGTCAGCCAGGCGGATATTGACAACTTAATAAATGCGGCTGGGTCGCCAGATGCTGTTATAATACATCttttgaaggagaagcaccATGCGGCTTCGCAGAACGCCCAATTATGGAAACTCGTTGATAAGCAGCGAACTTTGATCATGGGTCTGAACAAAGACTTAGAACGTGCTTTGAAAGATAAAGAACGATACAAGAAGAAAGTCAAAGAGCTCCAAACTGCAGCGCCTCCACTCCCTTCTACAGAAGTTCATTCTCGACAGTCTTCAACTCCAGGGACAAAAGATGCTTCGAGCGGCGGGTTATCAGCGCAGGCCACCAGTAGCAGCAAGACTGCCGGGCAACCGCAACGCACCGACACCCTCGACAGCCAGGACTCTACCAACATCACCCCTAGTTTGAAACAGCTTATCGAAACCGAGTTACTAACTGAAGAACCTGATTTGCGATTTGACTCGCAAAGTTCCCAACGGCTGACCTCGGCCCAGGAGGCATCAGCTGCCACAAGCCCGACGCCTTTAGCCAGCCCGAGTTCTGCATTGGGCGCCAGCAAAAGCCAGAAATTCCCAAATCCGGCCCGAAAGCCTCCTCCTGCACCGTTGAATTTAGGGCACCCGGACCGCACGACGACACTGCGCGAAGCGTCTGATTCCGAGTCCGAATATGAAGATATTCTTACGGTCGAAGAGTCCCCGATAGAACGTGGGAGGAGAAAGACAAGGGCCGATGATGACAAGCAGCGCGAAGTAGCCCTATCTCGCGAGGTAGTGAATATTGAAACATCAGAGCAGAGCCAACCTCTTTCCCCAAAGACGGGAAACCCAATGACTGCGGGCCACTTGTCATCAGACGTACGCCGCGTAGTCCCCTTGGGAGCAATGACGGCCTCTATGGGCGCTAGTGTGGCTCTGCCTTCAATAGGTGATCGTCATATCATGAACGGCCCAAAGAGTCCTGGTTTACCTCTAAGCCCGAGACCTGAAGACCGTCCTCTTGGTTCTCCTGTGCCACGAATGCCACGGGAAATGCAGactcccttttcttccttagCCATGTCTTCGAGCAACAATCCAACTGGGCTTATTTTGTCCCCCCGTCTTGGGAAGGACCAGACCGCCGCGTCCCATGTCGTATCGAACACCCCTACGCACCCTCAATTCCATCTTGATCCGTTCAATCGTCCCGTACCCTCAATCGATGCGGCTGTGAAAATCGATAGCCCCCGATCCCCAGGGTCAATGCCCAGCGGGATTTATCAAGGTTTGAGATCTGACGATTATCCGAATCTTCTACTACCTCCAAATGCGCTTCCCCTCGTCCAGATCAAGGTTTCGTCGTCTAGATTGCGGCCTTCCAGAAATAGCTACATGGTCTCTCGGCCATTAGACGAGGAACCGGTTTTTACATTGAGCGTCTACTCACGGTCAGAGAATTTCGAGCTTTGGCGAGTTGAAAAGGTTATCGCTGCGCTACCTCAACTCGATAACCAGTTAAGACAactttctcatcttcaagcgAGGCTACCTGATCGGTCTATATTTAGTGGACATTCTCCTGCTAAGGTGGACGCAAGGCGTGCCGCCCTAAACTCATATTTTGATGACCTCCTCGAGAACCCGCTGGATGAGAGAGCAGCATTGGTCCTTTGTCAGTTCCTTACTTCGGACGCAATCGAGCCTCGAGATGACGAGACGAGCTTGCTCAAAGGTAATCACCAGCCGGGGTCCGAAATTGCGCGTGGTCCGGATGGAAAGCCTAGAAAGGAAGGATATTTAACAAAGAGGGGTAAAAATTTTGGTGGCTGGAAAGCGCGCTACTTCGTTTTACATGGTCCCGAACTCAAGTATTTCGAAGCCCCAGGAGGCGCTCATCTTGGAACCATTAAGATCGCCAACGCACAGATCGGGAAACAGTCGCAACAGGCGCAAGGTCCTTCGCGAGccgacgacgatgattctGATAATCAATACCGTCATGCCTTCCTTATTTTGGAGCCCAAAAAGAAAGACTCTTCCGCCCTCGTGCGCCATGTCTTGTGCGCTGAAAGCGATGATGAGAGAGATACGTGGGTTGAAGCGCTCTTGGAATATGTTGAAGGAGCTCCAGCAAATGATAGCGCTCAAGCCCAGACGGCTCCTAATAATGCAACGAACACCTCTTCAAAAAACAAGTTGTTCTCCAACGGTAGCAAAAAAGGCAAAGGGACGGACAGCCCAGATATTGAGCCATCTGACACCGTCCAGGGCTTCAGTTTTGAAGATGCTGTTCCCGCCGAACCGCCTGTTATTGGCTCTTCTGATCCGCGGACACCAAGATCGCCAATGTTCCCAACGGTCCCTTTCCAAGAACCAAGCGACAACAACCAGCCCGACCATGGCCAGCTCTCATCAAAAGTGATATCTGCACCCACTAATGGCGCAGTGATACAAGACGCTGGCGCTTGGGGAAATAAGACCTCAAGCACtaaagagaagaagcgcagtATCTGGGGATTTCGTACAAGGTCATCCATCGATCTTGCTTCccatcttcaagctgtctCCGAGGGTCCTCCTATCCAGCTTCATGGTACAGGCAATGAGAAAAGGGAATTGATAAAACCAGTATTTGGGATGCCGCTGGTAGAAGCAGTGCGAGATTGCGCGCCGTTTGACGTTGATGTCGAATTACCTGCTGTGGTTTATCGCTGCCTCGAATATCTCAGAGCCAAGAAGGCGGAATTGGAAGAAGGCATATTTCGTTTGAGTGGATCGAACGTCGTTGTGAAGGCGCTGAGGGAACGATTCAATACTGAAGGAGATGTCGATTTCCTCGCCGGAGAACAATATTATGACGTACATGCTGTGGCCTCACTTTTCAAACAATACCTTCGGGAGCTACCATCGACCGTACTCACGCGCGAACTACATATAGAATTCTTGCGTGTCCTTG ATATCaacgagaagcagaagaaagtTGTCGCCTTCAACTCATTGGTTCGCAGACTCCCGAAGCCAAATCTGGCCTTGCTGCGAGCATTGGTTCAATTTTTGATTGTCATTGTCAACAATTCCGACGTTAACAAAATGACTGTCAGGAATGTGGGCATTGTCTTTGCTCCTACTCTTAATATACCAGCTCCCGTTTTCTCGTTGTTCCTTACTGAATACGATGAAATTTTCAATGATGCGCAAGAACCTGCCGTGAACACAGTGGATCTGGTTGTTGATAATCCGTTGACACCAGAAGACATTCGGTCTCCTCGGCGTCAAATGTTCTCTGATATACCTACGCCCGCACACAATCAGATGACATTCCCCCGGCCAGGAGACGGTCCAGATGAATACAGTTCGCGTCATGACACTGGCTTCATTCCCATGCAGCCGAGTTATGAAACTCTTGCTGCAGATAGGGCGGAGACCTACAGCCAACCGCCAGCGGCTGTGAGCAGGACGTTGGCTCCAGAATCTGACAGCAACCGCAATGCCAAGGCCAAGCGAAGGGAAAGCAACATCCTTTTCATGGATTTCAACAACGATGATCCGCCTCAGCTGTCTCATGACAATTTTGGTAAGTACTTAGTTTGTTCACAttatccttcttttcctccattctTCCAGCCCAAGTGTGCATACTGA
- a CDS encoding mitochondrial distribution and morphology protein (transcript_id=CADANIAT00003264), translated as MSGIFGRKLYTTFWKTASPFLGRGLRVTRAENLSHTASQIDSLYKSILKQYAKKLPTAPPRKTNQITRRFASGSCLILGVSPSSTVVETGTTCAVSSEKIISHRLSPFNRWFPHVLSRNVQTRGFQTNKDDVSRAGARTDAADRAGVKNVETEGKHQKSEEQSFRPGEKHEPAPPNRPLIHRLPHMPHLHRPTKEELLAAATGFWSRLKVRFKWFSIRSVRPFNLDEIAALFSWVILGHIVWIVLGTTTFFSLLILAINTVFAQETLAGWIGNYLTKSSGVKVVFESAIVPKWRDGVITFKNVFVSRRPGQGTGHVSKGSSKTAAAAAAAAHLGDQSGADLLEQRISSEEEEDTNYTQFDLSIETVNVTLSFGRWINGKGLLRDVEVKGVRGVVDRRSVFWPDEPRDPKSYRHEHNPGDFEIDSFKMSDLLVTVYQPNNFRPFSLRKQWLFYDFLSANMMSGSFDNSLFTIHPRQTHSFTGAQLGNEAEEDGKPTPWKKHSRIRIDGLNIDHLNRGVQGPFGWIHEGTVDIVADIMFPADNDESIAKVMADLYDRLEATVTSNRYTEDSNFHDLTHIDESKSSDSRRFLVTDLRLHLNNVRAVVPLFTRDLSYINNALIRPIVAYINSRRTFIPVNCRLVKRAADFDGSWTIYDSGLMDDLSAAVYDAFARDVVDEQARKRRFKKVGFWSLQLAAQAIFMGMAGNIA; from the exons ATGTCTGGTATCTTCGGACGCAAGCTGTACACCACCTTCTGGAAAACGGCAAGTCCGTTCCTAGGACGAGGGTTGCGTGTGACTCGCGCTGAAAATCTCTCCCATACGGCATCCCAAATTGATTCTCTCTACAAATCAATCCTTAAGCAATATGCTAAAAAGCTTCCAACGGCGCCTCCCCGCAAGACGAACCAGATTACGCGGCGGTTTGCATCCGGAAGCTGCCTTATCCTCGGTGTCTCGCCCAGTTCCACTGTAGTAGAAACTGGCACAACCTGTGCGGTCAGCTCGGAAAAGATTATTTCACATAGGTTATCTCCGTTCAACAGATGGTTCCCACACGTCCTCTCTCGCAATGTACAAACCCGAGGATTCCAGACGAACAAGGACGATGTTTCGCGAGCAGGTGCACGAACAGACGCCGCTGATCGAGCTGGCGTGAAAAATGTTGAAACCGAAGGTAAACATCAGAAATCAGAGGAACAATCGTTTCGACCAGGGGAGAAGCACGAACCCGCTCCTCCAAACCGTCCCCTAATCCACCGTCTACCACACATGCCACACCTCCATCGCCCAACGAAAGAAGAATTGTTGGCCGCTGCAACCGGCTTCTGGTCAAGGCTGAAGGTTCGGTTTAAGTGGTTCTCTATCCGAAGCGTCCGGCCTTTTAATCTTGACGAGATTGCTGCGCTTTTCTCCTGGGTCATACTTGGTCATATTGTCTGGATCGTTCTGGGAACGACTAcgtttttttctttgcttaTCTTAGCGATTAATACCGTGTTCGCGCAAG AAactctggctggctggattggTAACTACCTTACTAAATCATCTGGTGTAAAGGTGGTGTTTGAATCTGCTATCGTCCCTAAATGGAGAGATGGCGTCATTACTTTCAAGAATGTCTTTGTATCGAGGCGACCGGGTCAAGGGACAGGCCATGTCAGTAAAGGCTCATCAAAGACTgcagctgccgctgccgccgctgcacATCTGGGTGATCAATCCGGGGCCGACTTATTAGAGCAGCGCATTTCgtccgaggaagaggaggatacTAATTACACGCAATTCGACCTTTCAATAGAAACAGTCAACGTAACACTATCATTTGGCAGGTGGATCAACGGCAAAGGACTCCTTCGCGACGTTGAGGTGAAAGGGGTGCGCGGAGTGGTTGATCGCAGATCGGTGTTTTGGCCTGATGAACCTCGCGATCCTAAATCATATCGGCACGAGCATAATCCCGGGGACTTCGAAATCGACTCCTTCAAAATGAGCGACTTGCTTGTGACCGTATACCAGCCCAATAACTTTAGACCATTCTCG TTGAGGAAACAGTGGCTCTTCTACGACTTTCTATCGGCCAATATGATGTCCGGATCCTTTGACAACTCTTTATTTACTATTCATCCTCGCCAAACTCATAGCTTCACTGGCGCGCAACTTGGCAatgaggcagaagaggacggcAAACCGACCCCTTGGAAGAAACACAGCAGGATTCGCATTGATGGATTGAATATTGATCATCTCAACCGTGGGGTGCAGGGTCCATTTGGATGGATTCATGAAGGCACCGTGGACATTGTTGCCGATATCATGTTCCCCGCGGACAACGATGAAAGTATTGCAAAGGTAATGGCCGATCTTTACGATCGATTGGAAGCGACAGTCACCTCGAATCGATACACAGAGGATTCAAATTTCCACGATTTGACGCATATCGACGAGAGCAAGTCCAGCGACTCCAGGCGTTTCTTAGTTACAGACCTCCGACTCCACCTTAACAATGTGAGGGCAGTTGTTCCTTTATTCACACGAGATCTCTCTTACATCAACAATGCCTTAATAAGACCCATTGTCGCGTACATAAATTCGCGGCGCACTTTCATCCCTGTCAACTGTCGCCTGGTGAAACGGGCGGCAGATTTCGACGGCAGCTGGACTATCTATGACAGCGGCCTCATGGATGATCTCTCGGCAGCT GTATACGATGCGTTTGCTCGTGATGTCGTTGATGAACAAGCACGTAAGCGACGCTTTAAGAAAGTTGGATTTTGGTCGCTTCAGTTGGCTGCCCAGGCTATCTTCATGGGAATGGCTGGGAATATAGCCTAA
- the prs3 gene encoding proteasome core particle subunit beta 6 inpE (transcript_id=CADANIAT00003266) has translation MTSLFSQDPHINPIGYSFAQPTNAGNKEHSFYPYTDNGGSVLGITGKDFAVLAGDTRSTSGYNINSRYVPKVFKIGGEDETGKGAHILLSVVGFAADGLALKERLDAVVKMYKYQHGKPMSVRACAQRLSTILYQKRFFPYYVQAILAGLDEEGKGALYGYDPVGSYEREQCRSAGAASSLIMPFLDNQVNLKNQYIPGSGEGHALEARKPEPMSRETVEQLVRDAFTSAVERHIEVGDGLQMLVITADGIEEVYHPLKKD, from the exons ATGACAAGTCTTTTCTCCCAAGACCCTCACATCAATCCTATCGGGTACTCCTTCGCCCAGCCGACGAACGCTGGCAACAAGGAACATTCATTCTATCC GTATACTGATAATGGAGGCTCGGTCCTAGGCATAACGGGAAAGGATTTCgctgtccttgctggcgACACCCGTTCGACTTCCGGGTACAACATTAACTCTCGCTACGTTCCGAAGGTTTTCAAgattggaggagaagatgaaaccGGAAAAGGCGCTCACATCCTCCTGTCAGTGGTGGGCTTCGCTGCAGATGGCCTAGCTCTCAAGGAGAGACTGGATGCAGTTGTGAAGATGTATAAGTACCAACACGGGAAACCCATGAGTGTGAGAGCATGTGCGCAGCGACTATCAACCATTCTCTACCAGAAGAGGTTCTTTCCATACTACGTGCAGGCAATCCTGGCCGGCTTAGACGAAGAGGGCAAGGGGGCGCTGTACGGTTACGACCCGGTAGGCTCATATGAACGGGAACAGTGCAGGTCTGCTGGAGCCGCGTCTAGCTTAATTATGCCGTTCCTGGACAACCAGGTCAACTTGAAGAACCAGTATATTCCTGGAAGTGGAGAGGGACACGCTCTAGAAGCTAGGAAACCTGAGCCGATGTCAAGAGAGACGGTGGAACAACTTGTGCGAGATGCGTTTACAAGCGCGGTGGAGAGACATATTGAGGTTGGAGATGGCCTACAGATGCTGGTTATTACTGCAGATGGGATAGAGGAGGTCTATCAccccttgaagaaggattaA